A genomic segment from Capra hircus breed San Clemente chromosome 7, ASM170441v1, whole genome shotgun sequence encodes:
- the FTMT gene encoding ferritin, mitochondrial has product MLPCFLFFPKHISTSLVFLRSARHGFAFLPRWVPRLSSGYPPAAPIRLLAAAASSRGPADAAGAPSRVRQNFHPDSEAAINRQINLELYASYVYLSMAYYFSRDDVALHNFARYFLRLSREETEHAEKLMRLQNQRGGLICLQDVKKPDQNDWKSGLNAMECALLLEKNVNQSLLELHTLASEKGDPHLCDFLETHYLNEQVKSIKELGDHVNNLVKMGAPESGLAEYLFDKHTLGNENNHN; this is encoded by the coding sequence ATGCTGCCCTGTTTCTTGTTCTTTCCCAAGCACATCAGCACATCGTTGGTGTTCCTGCGCAGTGCGCGCCACGGCTTCGCTTTCCTGCCGCGCTGGGTCCCCAGGCTGTCCTCGGGTTACCCGCCGGCCGCCCCCATCCGCCTGCTGGCCGCAGCCGCCTCTTCCCGGGGGCCGGCAGATGCCGCCGGCGCCCCGTCCCGGGTGCGCCAGAACTTTCACCCGGACTCCGAGGCCGCCATTAACCGCCAGATCAACCTGGAGCTCTATGCGTCCTACGTGTACTTGTCCATGGCCTATTACTTCTCCCGAGATGACGTGGCCTTGCACAACTTTGCCAGATATTTCCTTCGACTGTCCCGGGAGGAGACCGAGCACGCGGAGAAGCTGATGAGGCTGCAGAACCAGCGGGGAGGACTGATCTGCCTGCAGGACGTCAAGAAACCGGACCAGAACGACTGGAAGAGTGGGCTGAATGCCATGGAGTGTGCTCTGCtcttggaaaagaatgtgaaccaGTCGTTGCTGGAATTGCACACTCTGGCATCAGAAAAAGGTGACCCCCATTTGTGCGATTTCCTAGAAACCCACTATCTGAATGAGCAGGTGAAATCTATCAAAGAACTGGGTGACCACGTGAACAACTTGGTTAAGATGGGGGCCCCCGAGTCTGGTCTGGCAGAGTACCTTTTTGACAAACATACccttggaaatgaaaacaatcaCAACTAA